The stretch of DNA TAACAGCTTGAGTCTACCAAATCCCAGTTATTGACATATTCTAAATGATTGAGATAAAAAGCCACAATCTCTTCTTTAGCCTGTGGGTCTTTCGTTTTTTCAAACTTAGCAACCAGTATAAATAATGCTGTCAGCCTGTGCTCATGAAATTTTGATGAAAGCAACTCACTGAGTTCTTTCAATGAAATTTTAGCATAATACTCTTTGGCTACACTTCTTTGATCGGGAACTTTGACTCCCAGAAACACATCTCCTTCTCCATACTCTCCTTTTCCCGTTTTGAAGTATTTTGGGAAAAATTCAGCTTTTTCTGGTATGGATAAAACAGCTAATGCTTCCTGTATTTCTTTGATGGTATTATTCATTGATTATAAACAAACTGGTTATTTTAATCTAAAGCAATACTTTCCTTCTCTTCTTCTTCTTTTGCAATCTTCTTAGGATTGGCCACTTTTGCAATAGTAAGTCCTTGAACTATAATTGAAAATACAACGACACAGTAAGTGATACTTAAAATAAGATTACTATACTCGCTTTTAGGAATAGACATTGCCAAGGCAATGGAAACCCCGCCTCGTATACCACCCCAGAAAAGTACCTTTATCGTCTGTGGACTGAATCTGGTTCTGAACGACATAAATTTTGAAGGCCCCCATATTGAAACAAACCTTGCAATCAAAACAACAACTATAGCAATAATCCCTGGAACAATAAAATGATTCAGGTCCTTAATCATTAGTAATTCAAATCCGATAAATAAAAACAGTACAGCATTCAAAATCTCATCGATTAATTCCCAGAATTTGATAAGGTAATCCTGAGTAACGGATTTCATTTTGAACCTTACATTGAAGTTTCCCATAAATAAACCGGCGGCCACCATGGTAAGAGGTCCTGAAATATGCAGCTGTTTAGCGATCAGATATCCTCCCATTACCACAGAAAGTGTAACCAGGACAGAGATAATATAATCATCCACCTCACGCATCAACCTGGAAGTGATCCATCCCAGTAAAACCCCTAGCAATAATCCTCCCCCTGCTTCTTTAAGAAGTAGCAGAAAAATATTCTCAACTCCCAGATCTACTTCTTTTCCAATAGCAAGCTGAAGTACAACAGTAAACACTACAACTGCTACCCCGTCATTAAAAAGAGATTCTCCCGCCACTTTCGTCTCCAATGATTTGGACACCTTTGCCTGCTTAAGGACACTTAGTACCGCTACTGGATCAGTAGGAGAAATCAAGGCTCCAAAAACAAGACAATAGATAAACGGAAGTTTAACCCCTACCATGGGAAGCAGATAAAACATTCCGAAACCAACGATAAATGTCGAGATCACCACTCCTGCTGTAGAAAAAATAAGAACGGGTCGAAATTGTTCTTTGAGATCAATAATGTTAATATGAATTCCTCCGGCAAACAAAAGAAAATTAAGCATTGCGCCCATCAAAACTTCTGTAAAATCAATGCTGTTCATTAATTTATGAAGATGTCCGAAAGTTCTTGGCAATACAGATTCTCCGAATAAAACCAGAAAAATAGAAACCACAATGGCAATTACCATAATCCCAATAGTACTGGGAAGCTTAAGAAACCTGTAGTTCAGGTATGCGAATATAGATGCTAAAACGATTAATACTGAAAATGAATAATATAATTCCACTAAGTTATTTTTAAATTAAAAGTCCAAATAAAGGACTTTGATATATATTTTACTGTTATCTTTTTCCCATATATCGATAATTCCGTCTTTTACTGTCTTTGAACTTTTTGTATACCCTTCTCCCAGGTTCAGGATGTTAAGAAAAATATATTCATCCCCTACGGAATTGACAACGAAGGGTGTTTTCTCAGATTTACCATCTCCGGAATTTTTAATAACATCTGCGAGCAATCGAAGCTGCGCCAAATGATGCGTAAAATTCCCGGCATCCTTTTTATAATCATAAGCGCGTAGTAAAATCAACAGAACATCCAAATTGGTTGGATCTTGTCCATATAGTTCTTTTCCAATCTTTATACACTCATCAAAATTATTATCTTTAAATGATTCTGCCAGGTTTTTAAAACCCTCATCAGAGGTAGAAACCTTACCTACTTCAAAGTTTCTCCCATAATAAAGATGCTGTGCCTCAATACTATCCAGTGATTTAGGAATTCCTTTATATTTGAAAATCAACCGGTCGTAATTATATGGAGATTGAGAATCTTTAAGGTTTTTTTCTATACTTTTAAAATCAATTTTTGATTTTTGACTAAAGCCAAAAATTGAAAGAAAAAGAAACGGAAGGAAAAAGTAATACCTCATAAGTTGCTATTTGCTTCTTCCTCATCATTATCGAAATATTCGAAAAGAAAATCATTATAAGGGAACCTTGAAATATGAATTTTCATGACCTCATCATAGATCAGCCTTTTCATTTCCGGGAAATTTTCTTTAGTCAATGCAGAGATGAATACCGTAGGGTATTTTGATTTCGCCATCCATGTTTTTTTCCATTCATCAAGAGAAACATTTTTTCTCGTTGTAGGAGTTAAATCATCTTCATCTTTTCTTTCATAGCTGAAATCATCAATTTTATTGAAGACCATAATCATCGGCTTCTGATGAGCGTCAATTTCCATTAGGATGTGATTAACAGATTCAATGTGATCTTCAAAACTTTCGTGAGAGATATCTACCACATGAATAAGCAAGTCTGCTTCACGAACCTCATCCAAAGTAGACTTAAATGATTCTACCAATTGAGTGGGTAATTTTCTTATGAACCCGACTGTATCAGTGAGTAAAAATGGCAAGTTTCCGATAACCACTTTTCTGACAGTAGTATCTAACGTTGCAAACAGCTTATTTTCGGCAAAAACTTCAGACTTGGAAAGCGCGTTCATCAGAGTAGATTTCCCAACATTGGTATATCCTACCAGAGCTGCACGAACTACCTTTCCTCTATTGTTACGCTGGGTAGCCATTTGTTTATCAATGGTCTTCAGCTTATCTTTCAGTAATGAAATCCTATCACGGATAATACGACGGTCAGTTTCAATTTCTGTTTCCCCCGGTCCTCTCATACCGATTCCCCCTTTCTGACGCTCAAGGTGAGTCCACATTCTTGTTAATCGAGGCAAAAGATATTGATATTGAGCTAATTCTACTTGAGTTCTTGCATAAGAAGTCTGAGCTCTCTGAGCAAAAATATCAAGGATAAGATTGGTACGGTCTAATATTTTAACTTCCATCTCTTTCTCCAGGTTCTTAAGCTGGGAAGGCGAAAGTTCATCATCAAAAATTACAGTTCCTATCTCATTTTCCTTTACGTATTCTTTTATTTCTAGTGCTTTTCCGCTTCCGATAAACGTTTTAGAATCAGGTTGGGTTAGTTTTTGAGTAAAGCGTTTTTGTACAGTTGCACCTGCCGTGAAAGCCAAAAACTCCAGTTCATCCATATATTCCACCAACTTTTCTTCATCCTGGTTTTGGGTAATAACACCCACCAAAACAGCTTTCTCGTAATTATGTTCTTTCTTTTCTAGCATTAAATTCTATCTATATTTGTGAGCTTTACAAGATAACATTTTTAAGCATAAAAAACAAAACGATTTTGGGAACAATTTGAAATTTTAATGTTAATTTAAGATTGTAATACTATTGATTTATAGAAAATTAATAATTATAAAAAGTATTTATTTTATTTTTAAACATTAAAATTCAAAAACCAATAAAAACAAAAGAAATACTATAAATATGAGTATCAAATGTATAGGATTCACTACTGCCAATAGAAATTTATTGATTATATTGAATGGTCAAATGTAATTTGTAAAAAACACCATATGAATGATCAAAAAGAAAAGAATTCAGAACAAAACCCCATCCCTCTAAAAAATGATAAAACAATGAAACTGAGCATCCTGGATCAATCTGCAATCGTTACCGGGCAACATCCCAAGGAAACATTAGCTAATAATATCGAACTGGCTCAATGGGCAGAAGAACTAGGCTACGAAAGCATATTATTTTCTGAGCACCATGGTGTTCCCGCTTATGCCAGTTCAAGCCCTGAAATTTTAGCAGCCATTGTCCTTGGACAAACAAAAAAAATAAAAGTCGGCACAGGAGGCATTATGCTTCGTAATTACCCTGCTTATAAAGTAGCTGAAATTACAAAGCTGTTAGCTTCTGTTTTTCCGGGGCGTTTTGTACTCGGTTTAGGAAAAGCTCCCGGCGGACTTAAAATGTCAACCCTCGCACTAAACGATAACAAGCTTCCTACGATAAGCACTATTAGCCAAAAAATAAAGGATATTGTCGCCTATTTATCTGAAGATACAACTATCACACAGGATCGTTATGATGATTTAATTGCACAACCTCAACACCTTGATACACAACCGGAAGTATGGTGGCTCGGATCAGGAAACAATTCCGCAAGAGAAGCTTCAAAAAATGGATTAGGCTACTCTTATTCTCATTTCCTGGTAGATGAGAAAGAAAACGCGAGTGTCAATCTGTATAAAAATGAGTTTGTTCCCAGTGTTATTTCACAAGCCCCTCGTTTACAGATAGCTCTTTCCGTTTCAGTTGCAGAGGATTATGATACTGCAAAAAGAAATGCTTATTCTATGGCCTACCAGATTTTAGAAGCCAGAAGAGGGCTTGCGCCCTCCCCCTTAATTCATCCTGATGAAGTAGAACAAAAAATACAAGACTCTGAGGATAATGATGATTTTCAGCAAGTCATGAACAACATACTCATTGCTACACCGGAAACTATAGGTAGACAGCTTTCTGAAATTACTACATTTTACGCAGCAGATAATTTCATCGTTATGAGTAATATCTATGACAAAGAATCCCGTTTCAAAAACTTTGAACTTCTTATAAAGAATATCCAATAAGAAAGTAACAGACAATTTTACTTTTCTTTTGATATCTTAAAACAAACGGGAGATCTTATCTTTAAGACCTCCCGTTTTATTTTTTACATTTACATGTTAAACAACTCATAATCAATCCCAGTCAGAAGCTACAAACTTCATAACCATTCCTTTGTCATCTGACAAAGTAAGAAAGTGTCCTTCTACTGAATATTTAGTAATTCTCTCAAAGCTTCGCCCAAATGCAGCTTCTAACTTCATATCCTGGCAAGCCATCATCGTACTTCCTAATCCAGAAATTTTTATCCTTCCGTTATTTTTAAATTGGGCTGTAAAAAACATTTTATTACACCCCATAAAAGCCCCGCCACGAATTTTACCGTCTTCTATTTTAGAATTCAGATTAATACGGGCTTTATTCTTAACCATCAGATCTTTACTGAAATTCCCAAAAGAAACAAGCATCCACTCTCTTTGAAGTGCATGATTTTTTTCCGGCACTGAAGAGCAATTTAAATTTATTCCTAAAAACAAAATGCCTAAAAGCAATACTAATATTTTTTTCATAGAAACAATCCTCCCATTTTCATACCATTCACAGGCAGAATATCGTAAAAATTAGTAAATTAGCCACACAAAATTAATTTATAAAATGAAAAGACTATTTCTACTATTCACTTTTTTATTGGGCTTTGCCCAGATGAGAGCGGATGAGGGGATGTGGCTGTTGATGCTCATCAAAAGACTAAACGGTGTTGACATGCAAAAAGAAGGTTTACATCTGACTCCGGAGGAAATTTATTCCGTTAACAATTCGAGTTTAAAAGATGCTATCGTTAGCTTCGGTGGCTTCTGTACAGGAGAAATTGTTTCTGATAAAGGACTTATCTTCACAAACCATCACTGTGGCTACGGCGCTGTTGCTGCAGCTTCTACTCCAGAAAAAGACTATTTAAAAAATGGTTTCTGGGCGATGAAGCAGAAAGATGAATTCAACGCAAAAGACTTGTATGTAAGGTTTTTAGTTAGAATGGATGATGCTACGAAAAGAATCAATTCTAAACTGAATAGCAATATGACCGGTGAGGAGAGAAGTGCTGTGATCGAGGCTGAAACTAAAGCAATCCAGGCTGAAAACTCTGAAAATGGCAAATATACTGTAGTGGTTAAAGATTTCTTTAACGGAAACGAATTTTATTATTTCGTATATCAAGATTACAAAGATATCAGATTAGTAGGAGCACCTCCTTCATCATTAGGTAAATTCGGTGGCGATACAGATAACTGGGAATGGCCAAGACATACTGCAGATTTTACTGTGTTCAGAGTATATGCTGATGTAGCTGGAAATCCTGCAGAATATTCACCAAGCAATACTCCTTTGAAGCCTAAGCATTTCTTACCGGTTTCTCTTAAGGGAATTAAGCCGGGGGACTTTTCTATGATTTTAGGATATCCGGGAAGAACCAATCGCTACTTAACATCTTATGGTATCCAGCAAATGGTTAATAAAGATTATCCGGCTTGGGTTGAGGCTTCTAAAGTAGCCATGGATGTTATGAAGAAATACATGAACAAAGATAAAGCAACCCAGCTTAACTATGCTTCTCAGTATGCCTCCGTAGCTAACTACTGGAAAAACAGACAGGGAACCATTGATGCGGTAGAAAAAAACGGAACGATCTCTGATAAGCAGAAAATTGAAGCAGCTTACAGACAATGGTCCGTACAGGCTGGAAACTCTGAATACGATGGTGTATTAGAGGATATTGAAGCTTATTACAAGCAGGTTTCTGACAGAAATGTAGAAAAAAACTATATGACTCAGCTTTCAAGAAACACAAAATATATCAGTGTAGCTAACAAGTTGGGATCTTTACTGAAGACTTATGCAGCTCAGGATATGCAGGGAAGACTTGCTATGAAACCAAAAGTAGAAACAGCAATTAAATCTATTTATGATAATTTCAGCCCTTCTTTGGAAGGAGAGATGCTAGCTGCAATGGTTAGCCTTTATCAAACAAGAGTAAAAAATAAAGATGTGGCTTCTGCAACTATTTTAGGATTGGATGCTAAAACATTATCCAATGTGGCCTACTCTTCTATTTTTGCTAACAAGACATCAGCAACTAATTTCCTTTTAAATCCTGATGCATTGAAGCTTGATGCTGATCCACTTTGGAAAATATCTAATGGCCTTACTGCAGACCAAAAAATATCTTCTGAGAAATTTGCTAAAGTTGATGATTTTTTTGCTAAAAATAACCGTCTATTCTTGGCTGGTTTAATGAAGGCAATGCCAGAGAAAAAGTTTTATCCGGATGCTAACTCTACCATGAGATTGACTTATGGAACTGTAGATAAATTACCAATCAGAACAGACAGAAACTATTTCGGTGTTACTGATAATTATTATACAGACATGACTGGTCTTGTTGGTAAGTACAAAAAAGGAGACGAAGAATTCGACCTTCCTCAAAGAGTGATTGACCTTTATAATATGAAAGACTTTGGTCAATATGGTGATGCTTCAGGCTATATGCCGGTAAACTTCCTTTCTAACAATGATATTACTGGAGGAAATTCAGGATCTCCTGTTATTGACGGAAACGGAAACCTTATCGGGATTGCATTTGATGGAAACAGTGAAGCATTAAGTGGAGATATTGTATTTGAACAAGAATGGCAAAAAACAATTAATGTTGATATCCGTTTTGTTCTGTGGACAATTGACAAATATGCTGGTGCCAGAAGACTAATTGATGAATTACAATTGGTAAGAAGTGAAAATACTCCTGCTGATACCAAAACACGTCCAGCGAAGGCTGAACATGTAAAACCAACTAAAAAGAAGAAGTAATCTTTTTATATACTTTATAAAACCGTGAAATCTATTTCACGGTTTTTTTATGGTCATATTATTATCAAATAGCACCGCTCCCATTTTTGACTTATGCTTATTTAAAGCATCTGGACAGAAAGTACTAGAAAAAAGAGATCTCTTTAATTATTTTCTATTTTGAATGAATGTAATAAAATCCTGATTTATAGATTCTTTTCTTTTCATTGCTTTTCTGGCAAAAGCTGCAGGAGACGTCCCACTGTATCGTTTGAATTCTTTGCTTAAATGAGATTGATCCGTATACCCGAGATCATAAGCCAGACTTGCAATATTAGAATCCGGATAAAGCCATAGCTGATTACGAACCCGCTCAAAGCGCATCAGTCCTGACACATCTTTCACAGAATATCCCGAAGAATGTTTAAACTTTCTTTCCAGTGTACGAATCGTAGCATGGGCAGCGTCTGCTATACGGCTCACGGGTACCGTTCCGCCGGCTTCCCTCATCGCAGCTCCTGCTTTATAAAGCATAGTATCTATAGCAACCTGCGATCTTGCATTTAGAAAATATTCTTTTATACAAGTCAATGCTTCTTCTATTTTTCCTTCCTGAACGAAAGTATTGAGAATGGACTGTAACTCAACTATAGGATGCTCAACTATACGCACTCCTTTTTTATTGGATGGTAGTCCAAGCAAATCAAAAACTGCCCACGGAAAGCACCGGATTCCAATAATATCCAGTCGATCTTTCATGTAAAAAAGAACAGGATGATTGAGAAGCCCGATCATAAACGGAGATGGCAAGACCTGCATATTCCCGTCACAAGAAATACTACAATCGCTTCCGAAATAAAAAATAATTTCCGCATAGCCATCCGGAACTACCTCAAAGCCGGATAGCTCTTCTTTAGAATCTGACCTTCTGATATTATACCAAAAACACTTGATCGTGTCACTGAGCTCTTCAGGTGATTCAAATTCTTGATGCTCGATCATAAAAGATTCCATAATGGTTTATTTATATTGAAAAATATATGGAGCTACTCTATTCAAAATTAATACAATATTTGTTGAATAAAAAAATATTTACCATAAACCATTTCATATAATACACTAAGTTATACTTGCCGGATACTAGACAGAAATAAAAGAGGCTGTCTCAAAAGAGATAGCCTTTTTTATGCAAAAAGGAAAGCTTTCGCTTTCCTAATAGTTGCAAATTGATTAATTTGCATTGTGTTAAGTACGTCAAAAGTAGTCTTTAAAGATTACACCCCCAAAGAAAATCTGCTTTTTCCTCCCAATTTATCGGAGTTGATTGATGAGCGACATCCTGTGAAAATTGTTTCAAACATTATTGATGGCTTGGATATCAAAAGCTTAATTAAAACCTACAAACCTGGCGGAACATCTTGCTACCACCCGAAAATGCTTTTGAAAGTTTTGATTTATGGCTATTTAAGCAATATCTATTCAAGCCGCAAAATGGAGCAGGCCTTGAAAGAAAACATCCATTTTATGTGGCTCTCTGCAATGAGCCGTCCCGATCATAACACCTTAAACAGGTTCCGTAGTGAACGATTGAAAGGTGAGATTAAAGCTATTTTCACACAAATTGTTCTTCTTTTGGAAAAGGAAGGTTTGGTAAGTCTGAAAACCACTTTTGTAGATGGCACCAAGATAGAAGCCAATGCCAATCGCTATACTTTTGTTTGGGGAAGAGCTGTCAAAAAACACAAAGAAAGGATTGCAGAGCAATTAGAAGAGCTTTGGAACTATGCAGAAACAGTTGCCAAAGACGAGCTTGAAAATACAGAAAGTATTGATTTTAAAGAAGTAGATTCTGAAAAAGTAACTCAAACCATCGAAAAGATCAATGAAGTTTTGAAAGATAAAAAAGTAGCTTCAAAAGTTCGTCAGAAACTGAATTATGCTAAGAAAAACTGGGCAGATAATTTAGAGAAATATAAAAAACAGCAAGAATTATTAGAAGATAGAAATTACTATTCCAAAACCGATACAGACGCTACTTTTATGCGAATGAAGGAGGATCATATGCGAAACGGACAACTAAAACCCGCTTACAATCTACAAATTTCTACCCATAGACAATTCATTTTACATTATTCAATTCATCCCAACCCAACAGACACCAAAACATTAGCGACTCATTTACTGGGTTTTGAAGAAAGCTATCATAAAGCTCCCAAAGAGCTTGTTGCTGATGCTGGTTATGGCTCAGAAGAAAATTACAACTTGTTAAAATCTAAGAAAATAAAAGCTTATGTTAAATATAATTACTTCAGAAAAGATCAGAAATCGGGACAAATAACCACTTCACAAAACAATCCTAAATTGGCAAAAATCAGAGAAAAGGTTTTCAAACTTCTTAATACCAGCAAGGGCATCAAACTCAGAAAACAAAGATCCCATGATGTTGAACCTGTTTTTGCAGAGCTCAAACACAACAAAAATTTTAAACGATTCATGCTTCGGGGAAAAAATAAAGTCGAGGTAGAAATCGGCATACTCGCAATTGCCCACAATCTAAAGAAAATGTCAAAAGCAGCCTAAAACAGACTGCTTTTTTGACTTAGATCTTCTTTTTTCCAAGATATTTTTTTTATTCAAAATATCGAAATCTTTTTTCAATGAAATACTAAAAAGAGACTGTCCTTTTGAGACAGCCTCTTAGAAGAAAAAATAAATGGTAAAAAGAGTAGAAACATCCCTATTTTCAAGCATATTTCCTAACTATATTAAATTTAATACGTCTTCAGCATTAAGAAACTGTAGTTTCTGCTTTTTTGGTGATCATATTAAAATCTTCTTGAACAGCCGTTTTTACCTCATTAAGGTAAGCGCTTAGCTCTTCAGGAGTTTTATCCATAATTGGAGCGATATATTTAACCAAAATAGGATCAAAGCCAGTGAATTCTAAAATCCCTGTTTTTAATTGTACTATCCCTGAATTATGATATACTTTTTCATATGTTTCTGCGTCTCCGTCACCTGTGCTGATAATTCTCGCAGATTTCCCGGCTAATAATTGTTGTAATTCTCCCTCACTAGTATAGTTGAAAGCAATACTTGGTAAGAAAGTACGGTCTATAAAGCCTTTCATCAATGCAGGAAGTCCGAACCACCATAATGGGTGAATCCAAACCACGTGAGTACTCTTTTTAATAAGATCAATAGCCTTTATTAAATCTGGTTCCAGTTCACTTCTTAATCTATAGCCATATTTTAAGTTGGGATCGAAATTCAGATCTCTTATCGGCATGTAAGTCGCTTTAATTCCAAGCTTCTCCATTTCTTTAAGGTAAGTCTGAGCAATTTCCTCGTTAAAACTGATTTTGTCCGGGTGTCCGTTAATTACTAATACATTTTGTGTTTCCATTTTTTTATACTAATTTTACATTTTAGGTCATTTGACCACTGCAAATATAGGTCATTTGACCTAATCAACCAAATAAAATTATATTTTTTTTCATAATGA from Chryseobacterium piperi encodes:
- a CDS encoding DNA alkylation repair protein, encoding MNNTIKEIQEALAVLSIPEKAEFFPKYFKTGKGEYGEGDVFLGVKVPDQRSVAKEYYAKISLKELSELLSSKFHEHRLTALFILVAKFEKTKDPQAKEEIVAFYLNHLEYVNNWDLVDSSCYKILGRYAFENQNEDLLRKLSVSEEMWHKRIAVVGTMHYVKKGSFRLTKELVTNNLKHPHDLMHKANGWLLREMGQKNEEELIRYLNEYYKEMPRTSLRYAIEKLDEEVRQNYLKGRV
- a CDS encoding cation:proton antiporter; the protein is MELYYSFSVLIVLASIFAYLNYRFLKLPSTIGIMVIAIVVSIFLVLFGESVLPRTFGHLHKLMNSIDFTEVLMGAMLNFLLFAGGIHINIIDLKEQFRPVLIFSTAGVVISTFIVGFGMFYLLPMVGVKLPFIYCLVFGALISPTDPVAVLSVLKQAKVSKSLETKVAGESLFNDGVAVVVFTVVLQLAIGKEVDLGVENIFLLLLKEAGGGLLLGVLLGWITSRLMREVDDYIISVLVTLSVVMGGYLIAKQLHISGPLTMVAAGLFMGNFNVRFKMKSVTQDYLIKFWELIDEILNAVLFLFIGFELLMIKDLNHFIVPGIIAIVVVLIARFVSIWGPSKFMSFRTRFSPQTIKVLFWGGIRGGVSIALAMSIPKSEYSNLILSITYCVVVFSIIVQGLTIAKVANPKKIAKEEEEKESIALD
- a CDS encoding DUF4919 domain-containing protein, which encodes MRYYFFLPFLFLSIFGFSQKSKIDFKSIEKNLKDSQSPYNYDRLIFKYKGIPKSLDSIEAQHLYYGRNFEVGKVSTSDEGFKNLAESFKDNNFDECIKIGKELYGQDPTNLDVLLILLRAYDYKKDAGNFTHHLAQLRLLADVIKNSGDGKSEKTPFVVNSVGDEYIFLNILNLGEGYTKSSKTVKDGIIDIWEKDNSKIYIKVLYLDF
- the hflX gene encoding GTPase HflX; the protein is MLEKKEHNYEKAVLVGVITQNQDEEKLVEYMDELEFLAFTAGATVQKRFTQKLTQPDSKTFIGSGKALEIKEYVKENEIGTVIFDDELSPSQLKNLEKEMEVKILDRTNLILDIFAQRAQTSYARTQVELAQYQYLLPRLTRMWTHLERQKGGIGMRGPGETEIETDRRIIRDRISLLKDKLKTIDKQMATQRNNRGKVVRAALVGYTNVGKSTLMNALSKSEVFAENKLFATLDTTVRKVVIGNLPFLLTDTVGFIRKLPTQLVESFKSTLDEVREADLLIHVVDISHESFEDHIESVNHILMEIDAHQKPMIMVFNKIDDFSYERKDEDDLTPTTRKNVSLDEWKKTWMAKSKYPTVFISALTKENFPEMKRLIYDEVMKIHISRFPYNDFLFEYFDNDEEEANSNL
- a CDS encoding MsnO8 family LLM class oxidoreductase → MNDQKEKNSEQNPIPLKNDKTMKLSILDQSAIVTGQHPKETLANNIELAQWAEELGYESILFSEHHGVPAYASSSPEILAAIVLGQTKKIKVGTGGIMLRNYPAYKVAEITKLLASVFPGRFVLGLGKAPGGLKMSTLALNDNKLPTISTISQKIKDIVAYLSEDTTITQDRYDDLIAQPQHLDTQPEVWWLGSGNNSAREASKNGLGYSYSHFLVDEKENASVNLYKNEFVPSVISQAPRLQIALSVSVAEDYDTAKRNAYSMAYQILEARRGLAPSPLIHPDEVEQKIQDSEDNDDFQQVMNNILIATPETIGRQLSEITTFYAADNFIVMSNIYDKESRFKNFELLIKNIQ
- a CDS encoding META domain-containing protein, whose amino-acid sequence is MPEKNHALQREWMLVSFGNFSKDLMVKNKARINLNSKIEDGKIRGGAFMGCNKMFFTAQFKNNGRIKISGLGSTMMACQDMKLEAAFGRSFERITKYSVEGHFLTLSDDKGMVMKFVASDWD
- a CDS encoding S46 family peptidase, whose protein sequence is MKRLFLLFTFLLGFAQMRADEGMWLLMLIKRLNGVDMQKEGLHLTPEEIYSVNNSSLKDAIVSFGGFCTGEIVSDKGLIFTNHHCGYGAVAAASTPEKDYLKNGFWAMKQKDEFNAKDLYVRFLVRMDDATKRINSKLNSNMTGEERSAVIEAETKAIQAENSENGKYTVVVKDFFNGNEFYYFVYQDYKDIRLVGAPPSSLGKFGGDTDNWEWPRHTADFTVFRVYADVAGNPAEYSPSNTPLKPKHFLPVSLKGIKPGDFSMILGYPGRTNRYLTSYGIQQMVNKDYPAWVEASKVAMDVMKKYMNKDKATQLNYASQYASVANYWKNRQGTIDAVEKNGTISDKQKIEAAYRQWSVQAGNSEYDGVLEDIEAYYKQVSDRNVEKNYMTQLSRNTKYISVANKLGSLLKTYAAQDMQGRLAMKPKVETAIKSIYDNFSPSLEGEMLAAMVSLYQTRVKNKDVASATILGLDAKTLSNVAYSSIFANKTSATNFLLNPDALKLDADPLWKISNGLTADQKISSEKFAKVDDFFAKNNRLFLAGLMKAMPEKKFYPDANSTMRLTYGTVDKLPIRTDRNYFGVTDNYYTDMTGLVGKYKKGDEEFDLPQRVIDLYNMKDFGQYGDASGYMPVNFLSNNDITGGNSGSPVIDGNGNLIGIAFDGNSEALSGDIVFEQEWQKTINVDIRFVLWTIDKYAGARRLIDELQLVRSENTPADTKTRPAKAEHVKPTKKKK
- a CDS encoding helix-turn-helix domain-containing protein, with translation MESFMIEHQEFESPEELSDTIKCFWYNIRRSDSKEELSGFEVVPDGYAEIIFYFGSDCSISCDGNMQVLPSPFMIGLLNHPVLFYMKDRLDIIGIRCFPWAVFDLLGLPSNKKGVRIVEHPIVELQSILNTFVQEGKIEEALTCIKEYFLNARSQVAIDTMLYKAGAAMREAGGTVPVSRIADAAHATIRTLERKFKHSSGYSVKDVSGLMRFERVRNQLWLYPDSNIASLAYDLGYTDQSHLSKEFKRYSGTSPAAFARKAMKRKESINQDFITFIQNRK
- a CDS encoding IS1182 family transposase, with the translated sequence MLSTSKVVFKDYTPKENLLFPPNLSELIDERHPVKIVSNIIDGLDIKSLIKTYKPGGTSCYHPKMLLKVLIYGYLSNIYSSRKMEQALKENIHFMWLSAMSRPDHNTLNRFRSERLKGEIKAIFTQIVLLLEKEGLVSLKTTFVDGTKIEANANRYTFVWGRAVKKHKERIAEQLEELWNYAETVAKDELENTESIDFKEVDSEKVTQTIEKINEVLKDKKVASKVRQKLNYAKKNWADNLEKYKKQQELLEDRNYYSKTDTDATFMRMKEDHMRNGQLKPAYNLQISTHRQFILHYSIHPNPTDTKTLATHLLGFEESYHKAPKELVADAGYGSEENYNLLKSKKIKAYVKYNYFRKDQKSGQITTSQNNPKLAKIREKVFKLLNTSKGIKLRKQRSHDVEPVFAELKHNKNFKRFMLRGKNKVEVEIGILAIAHNLKKMSKAA
- a CDS encoding NAD(P)H-dependent oxidoreductase, translating into METQNVLVINGHPDKISFNEEIAQTYLKEMEKLGIKATYMPIRDLNFDPNLKYGYRLRSELEPDLIKAIDLIKKSTHVVWIHPLWWFGLPALMKGFIDRTFLPSIAFNYTSEGELQQLLAGKSARIISTGDGDAETYEKVYHNSGIVQLKTGILEFTGFDPILVKYIAPIMDKTPEELSAYLNEVKTAVQEDFNMITKKAETTVS